One window of the Seriola aureovittata isolate HTS-2021-v1 ecotype China chromosome 22, ASM2101889v1, whole genome shotgun sequence genome contains the following:
- the optn gene encoding optineurin, with product MASGGPMMNGDISRSAGQSGTLEETLQQMNILIQENRDLKEALRQTNLTMKERFEGLSAWREKQREERDFLESRLEEARGRMEALNRQNQELTRRLEEVGKAGGSQATSSELEVLRAQVARLQAEKNDLVAMNSELQLKADQDSRDDDFIEVIRVSDGGVDGVNDVCGTERSRRLELSMTASRLDSKEGTVSQLLQSLRNETQRADQLQTELQDCAARIKELEETKSNVEESTQTTQPETTDTKEEKALSEVENLKSQMMTLFKELQQAQSKLDEAEGMKKNLQDRCREVEQDVATLKAQLVEKQAVQSENDRLKLQLDSMQAQSQMEQKKAGEERNTLAQLKDAYTKLFEDYNELKEEKKKKESQLVQKEVVDELQVRLTAAEEALAVKQSKIDDMKQEIFHKEKELETISVFQAQAEVYSSDFYAERAAREKLHEEKERLAAQLEYVKKQNTQLQDEMDSLGRQSLNEMQRRHVSLGGNQHGAGAALVGRGTDWQHQGNIPEHACPKCNEILPDLDSLQIHIMDCIN from the exons ATGGCGTCTGGAGGCCCCATGATGAACGGTGACATCTCTCGCTCTGCTGGTCAGTCTGGCACACTGGAGGAAACCCTGCAGCAGATGAACATCCTCATCCAGGAGAACAGGGACCTGAAAG aggCCCTGCGTCAGACCAACCTGACAATGAAGGAGCGTTTTGAGGGTCTGTCTGCGTGGCGGGAGAAGCAGCGGGAGGAGCGGGACTTCCTGGAGAGCAGGCTGGAGGAGGCTCGTGGCCGCATGGAAGCGCTGAACCGCCAAAACCAAGAGCTGACCAGGAGGCTGGAGGAGGTGGGGAAGGCAGGAGGATCCCAG GCAACATCATCAGAGCTGGAGGTCCTGCGCGCCCAGGTTGCTCGCCTGCAGGCAGAAAAGAACGACCTGGTGGCCATGaactctgagctgcagctgaaggcGGACCAGGACTCTCGGGACGACGACTTCATCGAGGTCATCAGGGTCTCG GATGGAGGCGTCGATGGCGTGAACGACGTGTGCGGCACAGAGCGCAGCAGACGTCTGGAGCTGAGCATGACGGCGTCCCGGCTGGACAGCAAGGAGGGGACGGTGAGCCAGTTGCTCCAGTCGCTGAGGAACGAGACTCAGCGGGCCGatcagctgcagacagagctgcaggactGTGCTGCCAG AAttaaagagctggaggagacgaAGAGTAACGTGGAGGAATCAACACAGACGACCCAGCCAGAGACCACGGACACCAAGGAAGAGAAG GCATTATCTGAGGTGGAGAATCTCAAGTCTCAGATGATGACACTGTTCAAAGAGCTGCAGCAGGCCCAGAGCAAGCTGGATGAAGCAGAAGGCATGAAGAAGAACCTGCAGGACAG ATGCCGGGAGGTGGAGCAGGACGTGGCCACTCTGAAGGCTCAGCTGGTGGAGAAACAGGCCGTTCAGTCGGAGAACGACcggctgaagctgcagctggacAGCATGCAGGCCCAGAGCCAGATGGAGCAGAAGAAGGCCGGGGAGGAGAG aAACACCCTGGCCCAGCTGAAGGACGCCTATACCAAACTGTTTGAAGACTACAATGAGctcaaagaggagaagaagaaaaaagag tctcAGCTGGTGCAGAAGGAGGTGGTGGACGAGCTGCAGGTCCGGCTgactgctgctgaagaagcccTGGCTGTTAAACAGAGCAAGATTGATGACATGAAGCAGGAGATCTTCCACAaggagaaggagctggagaCCATATCCGTGTTCCAGGCTCAG GCGGAGGTCTACTCCTCAGACTTCTATGCTGAGCGGGCGGCGAGGGAGAAACTCCATGAGGAGAAAGAGCGTCTGGCTGCTCAGCTGGAATATGTTAAGAAGCAGAACACCCAGCTGCAGGATGAGATGGACTCGCTGGGCCG GCAGTCGCTGAATGAGATGCAGAGAAGACATGTGTCTCTGGGAGGGAATCAACATGGAGCCGGTGCAGCTCTGGTTGGAAGAG GTACTGACTGGCAGCATCAGGGAAACATTCCTGAACACGCCTGTCCCAAGTGCAACGAGATCCTGCCAGACCTGGACTCCCTGCAGATCCACATCATGGACTGCATCAACTAG